In Modestobacter versicolor, a single genomic region encodes these proteins:
- a CDS encoding spermidine synthase: MIEHDELQELGRASGAHGEVVLRRRGAVTELIVDGVFAMDDVDTSTERALATEALRRCTGDALRVLVGGLGLGWTAATVLADPRVTEADVVELQPALVGWAGEGLLPGLPVLPDRLRLRTADVADALAGSPGRWDAVLLDVDNGPAFLVHETNAGLYAEPGLSTALAALRPGGVLAIWSADPAPELADRLAALPGAADVEHLVLPVDRDGRRFDYAVVVARRAG, translated from the coding sequence GTGATCGAGCACGACGAGCTGCAGGAGCTGGGGCGGGCGTCGGGGGCGCACGGCGAGGTGGTGCTGCGCCGGCGGGGCGCGGTGACCGAGCTGATCGTCGACGGCGTGTTCGCCATGGACGACGTCGACACCTCCACCGAGCGGGCGCTGGCCACCGAGGCGCTGCGCCGGTGCACCGGCGACGCGCTGCGGGTGCTGGTCGGCGGTCTCGGGCTGGGCTGGACGGCGGCGACCGTGCTCGCCGACCCGCGGGTCACCGAGGCCGACGTCGTAGAGCTCCAACCCGCGCTGGTCGGCTGGGCCGGGGAGGGGCTGCTGCCCGGGCTGCCGGTGCTGCCCGACCGGCTCCGGCTGCGCACCGCCGACGTCGCCGACGCGCTGGCCGGGTCGCCGGGCCGCTGGGACGCCGTGCTGCTGGACGTGGACAACGGCCCGGCGTTCCTGGTGCACGAGACGAACGCCGGGCTCTACGCCGAGCCCGGGCTGTCCACCGCGCTCGCGGCGCTGCGCCCGGGCGGCGTGCTGGCGATCTGGTCGGCCGACCCGGCGCCGGAGCTCGCCGACCGGCTGGCCGCCCTGCCCGGCGCAGCGGACGTCGAGCACCTCGTGCTGCCGGTCGATCGGGACGGCCGCCGGTTCGACTACGCCGTCGTGGTCGCCCGCCGCGCCGGCTGA
- a CDS encoding MFS transporter, translating into MTGPATRAPRRAYAVWAVGLVAYAVAIFHRASLGVAGVEAQERFSAGASAISLFLVLQLAVYAGMQVPVGVALDRFGSRRMIVAGALTMAVGQLVLALAGDVPTAVLARVLVGAGDAMTFISVLRLVPLWFPGRTVPVITQLTGLLGQIGQIVAAYPLVALLHSAGWTPTFLGAAAVGVLVGVLVLVSLTDAPPGVEVSAPTGLAEVRSNLVATWREPGTRIGLFTHLVTQFSGTVFALLWGFPFLTVGQGMSAGGAATLLSLLVVVGMGFAPVLGQLVGRWPLRRSDLVFGILAATVTVWTVVLLWPGRAPLWLLVVLVLVLSTNGPGSMIGFDFARTENPVERTGSATGVVNVGGFVASLLTVLAIGVVLDAMTPGSSTDYSLDAFRAAFAVQYVFWAIGLVGVLTHRRQLRARLARDGVVLAPLVVAARARLRGTSAYARTTDQD; encoded by the coding sequence GTGACCGGACCCGCGACCCGAGCGCCGCGGCGCGCCTACGCCGTCTGGGCGGTGGGGCTCGTCGCCTACGCCGTCGCGATCTTCCACCGGGCGTCGCTGGGCGTCGCCGGGGTCGAGGCGCAGGAGCGCTTCTCGGCGGGCGCGTCGGCGATCTCGCTGTTCCTGGTGCTGCAGCTGGCGGTCTACGCCGGGATGCAGGTGCCGGTCGGGGTCGCGCTGGACCGGTTCGGTTCGCGCCGCATGATCGTCGCCGGTGCGCTGACGATGGCCGTCGGCCAGCTGGTGCTCGCCCTCGCCGGCGACGTGCCCACCGCCGTGCTCGCCCGCGTGCTGGTCGGCGCCGGGGACGCGATGACCTTCATCAGCGTGCTCCGGCTGGTGCCGCTGTGGTTCCCCGGCCGCACCGTGCCGGTGATCACCCAGCTCACCGGCCTGCTGGGGCAGATCGGCCAGATCGTCGCGGCGTACCCGCTGGTGGCGCTGCTGCACTCGGCCGGCTGGACGCCGACGTTCCTCGGCGCGGCCGCCGTCGGCGTGCTGGTCGGCGTGCTGGTGCTGGTCTCGCTGACCGACGCCCCGCCCGGGGTCGAGGTCTCCGCGCCGACCGGGCTGGCCGAGGTGCGCAGCAACCTGGTCGCCACCTGGCGCGAGCCGGGCACCCGGATCGGGCTGTTCACCCACCTGGTCACCCAGTTCTCCGGCACCGTGTTCGCGCTGCTCTGGGGCTTCCCGTTCCTCACCGTCGGGCAGGGGATGTCGGCCGGCGGCGCCGCGACGCTGCTCAGCCTGCTCGTCGTCGTCGGCATGGGCTTCGCCCCGGTGCTCGGCCAGCTGGTCGGGCGCTGGCCGCTGCGCCGGTCCGACCTGGTGTTCGGCATCCTCGCCGCCACCGTCACCGTCTGGACCGTGGTGCTGCTCTGGCCGGGCCGGGCACCGCTGTGGCTGCTCGTCGTGCTGGTCCTGGTGCTCAGCACCAACGGGCCGGGGTCGATGATCGGCTTCGACTTCGCCCGCACCGAGAACCCGGTCGAGCGCACCGGCAGCGCGACCGGCGTGGTCAACGTCGGTGGCTTCGTCGCCTCGCTGCTCACCGTGCTGGCGATCGGGGTGGTGCTCGACGCGATGACGCCGGGGAGCTCGACCGACTACTCGCTGGACGCGTTCCGGGCGGCGTTCGCCGTGCAGTACGTGTTCTGGGCGATCGGGCTGGTCGGCGTGCTCACCCACCGGCGCCAGCTGCGCGCCCGGCTGGCCCGCGACGGCGTCGTCCTGGCCCCGCTGGTGGTCGCCGCCCGCGCCCGGCTGCGCGGCACCTCGGCCTACGCGCGGACCACCGACCAGGACTGA
- a CDS encoding alpha-amylase family protein has translation MPEWVQDAVWWHVYPLGFVGAERELPADGAVTPRLGRLTGWLDYAVELGANGLALGPVFAASTHGYDTVDHLRIDPRLGTDADFDALVAAAHDRGLKVLLDGVFNHVGREHPAFRAVLEQGPTAPTAGWFRLRWPGGPDAEPEYDTFEGHGQLVALDHSSPAVADWVTEVMTHWLDRGADGWRLDAAYAVPTSFWATVLPRVRERHPDAYVVGEVIHGDYARVVTESGMDAVTQYELWKAVWSSLNDGNLHELTHALGRHDGFLDTFAPLTFVGNHDVTRIASRLTEPAHLPHALAVLFTVGGTPSVYAGDEQAFTGVKEDRAGGDDAVRPPFPGTPEELAPYGWPTYRLHQELIGVRRRHRWLHRARTTPLHRADRQLSYAASADGQRLVVALNLAGTPVTVPAPGAGALLAGAGTVQRPGTDGAAVELGAHGWAVLDG, from the coding sequence ATGCCGGAGTGGGTGCAGGACGCGGTGTGGTGGCACGTCTACCCGCTGGGGTTCGTCGGGGCGGAGCGTGAGCTGCCCGCGGACGGGGCCGTCACCCCCCGCCTCGGCAGGCTGACCGGCTGGCTGGACTACGCCGTCGAGCTCGGCGCCAACGGCCTCGCGCTCGGCCCGGTCTTCGCCGCCAGCACCCACGGCTACGACACCGTCGACCACCTGCGGATCGACCCGCGGCTGGGCACCGACGCCGACTTCGACGCGCTGGTCGCCGCCGCCCACGACCGCGGGCTGAAGGTGCTGCTGGACGGCGTCTTCAACCACGTCGGCCGCGAGCACCCCGCCTTCCGCGCCGTCCTCGAGCAGGGGCCCACGGCACCCACGGCCGGCTGGTTCCGGCTGCGCTGGCCGGGCGGGCCGGACGCCGAGCCCGAGTACGACACCTTCGAGGGCCACGGCCAGCTCGTCGCCCTCGACCACTCCTCGCCGGCCGTCGCCGACTGGGTCACCGAGGTGATGACGCACTGGCTGGACCGCGGCGCCGACGGCTGGCGGCTGGACGCGGCCTACGCCGTCCCGACCTCCTTCTGGGCCACCGTGCTGCCCCGGGTGCGGGAGCGGCACCCGGACGCCTACGTCGTGGGCGAGGTGATCCACGGCGACTACGCCCGGGTGGTCACCGAGTCGGGGATGGACGCGGTCACCCAGTACGAGCTGTGGAAGGCGGTCTGGAGCTCGCTCAACGACGGCAACCTGCACGAGCTGACCCACGCGCTCGGCCGGCACGACGGGTTCCTGGACACGTTCGCGCCGCTGACCTTCGTCGGCAACCACGACGTCACCCGGATCGCCAGCCGGCTGACCGAGCCCGCGCACCTGCCGCACGCGCTCGCCGTGCTGTTCACCGTCGGCGGCACGCCCTCGGTCTACGCCGGCGACGAGCAGGCCTTCACCGGCGTCAAGGAGGACCGCGCCGGTGGCGACGACGCCGTCCGGCCGCCCTTCCCGGGCACCCCCGAGGAGCTGGCGCCCTACGGCTGGCCCACCTACCGGCTGCACCAGGAGCTGATCGGCGTGCGCCGCCGGCACCGCTGGCTGCACCGCGCCCGGACGACGCCGCTGCACCGGGCCGACCGGCAGCTCAGCTACGCGGCGAGCGCCGACGGGCAGCGGCTGGTCGTCGCGCTGAACCTGGCCGGCACCCCGGTCACCGTGCCGGCGCCCGGGGCCGGGGCGCTGCTGGCCGGCGCGGGCACCGTGCAGCGGCCGGGCACCGACGGCGCGGCGGTCGAGCTGGGGGCGCACGGCTGGGCCGTGCTGGACGGGTGA